The Cohnella abietis genome has a segment encoding these proteins:
- the argF gene encoding ornithine carbamoyltransferase, giving the protein MTTTAANLEEMALQLKGRDFLGLIDYSPEEIRYLLDLAVEIKRKHKSGEVYQPLKGKSLGMIFEKSSTRTRVSFEVGMYQLGGQALFLSKNDIQMGRGETIRDTAQTMSRYLDGIIIRTFGHRNVVELARGATIPVINALSDQSHPCQALADYQTVLEMKGKLEGLKIAYIGDGNNMTHSLMMGAAKLGMHFTSASPAGYEPATDIIQLAKEAADQTGGRVDILRDPREAVEGADIIYTDVWASMGFEEEQQEREKAFKDYQVNEKLAEYAKSDYLFMHCLPAHRGEEVSEGVIDGKHSVIFDEAENRLHAQKAVMAAIM; this is encoded by the coding sequence ATGACAACAACAGCAGCTAACCTGGAAGAAATGGCTTTGCAATTGAAGGGGCGGGATTTTCTTGGCCTTATCGATTATTCACCGGAAGAAATTCGTTATCTATTGGATTTAGCCGTTGAGATTAAACGTAAACACAAATCCGGAGAAGTTTACCAGCCGCTCAAAGGTAAATCACTGGGTATGATTTTTGAGAAATCGTCGACACGTACTCGGGTTTCCTTCGAGGTTGGAATGTATCAATTAGGCGGTCAGGCACTATTTCTTAGCAAAAATGATATTCAGATGGGCCGCGGAGAAACCATTCGCGATACAGCTCAAACGATGTCTCGCTACTTAGATGGTATTATTATCCGTACTTTCGGTCACCGTAACGTGGTTGAGTTAGCGCGGGGTGCAACGATCCCTGTTATTAACGCCTTGTCCGACCAGTCACACCCTTGCCAAGCATTGGCTGACTATCAGACAGTGCTCGAGATGAAGGGGAAGCTGGAAGGCCTTAAGATCGCCTACATTGGTGATGGCAATAATATGACTCATTCCTTGATGATGGGCGCGGCTAAGCTCGGAATGCACTTCACTAGCGCATCTCCAGCTGGATATGAGCCTGCAACAGACATCATTCAGTTGGCTAAAGAAGCTGCTGATCAAACGGGCGGTCGTGTAGATATTTTACGAGACCCTCGTGAAGCTGTTGAAGGCGCCGATATCATCTATACAGATGTATGGGCGAGCATGGGCTTTGAGGAAGAGCAGCAGGAACGCGAGAAGGCGTTTAAGGACTATCAAGTTAATGAGAAACTAGCTGAATATGCCAAGTCTGATTACCTGTTCATGCACTGCTTGCCTGCTCATCGCGGGGAAGAAGTATCCGAAGGCGTAATTGACGGTAAGCATTCTGTTATTTTCGATGAGGCCGAGAACCGCCTACATGCGCAGAAAGCCGTCATGGCAGCGATAATGTAG